From a single Centropristis striata isolate RG_2023a ecotype Rhode Island chromosome 14, C.striata_1.0, whole genome shotgun sequence genomic region:
- the ndufs5 gene encoding NADH dehydrogenase [ubiquinone] iron-sulfur protein 5 has translation MPLIDIQSKLGINMDKWILLQSGEQPYKRPARCHAFEKEWVECSHGIGQIRAKEECKLEYEDFYECMHRQKMHKRLYTIRQQRDKMIKEGTYTPPDTHTGKAPDQAP, from the exons ATGCCGCTCATCGACATTCAGTCAAAACTTGGCATCAACATGGACAAATGGATTCTCCTGCAGAGCGGAGAGCAGCCCTACAAGAGACCAGCTCGCTGCCACGCCTTCGAGAAGGAGTGGGTTGAATGTTCCCACGGCATCGGGCAGATCCGCGCCAAGGAGGAGTGCAAGCTGGAGTATGAGGACTTCTACGAGTGTATGCACAGGCAGAAGATG CACAAGAGGCTGTACACCATCCGTCAGCAGCGAGACAAGATGATCAAGGAGGGGACCTACACGCCGCCCGACACCCACACAGGCAAGGCACCCGACCAGGCACCCTGA